The following coding sequences are from one Dermacentor silvarum isolate Dsil-2018 chromosome 4, BIME_Dsil_1.4, whole genome shotgun sequence window:
- the LOC125944745 gene encoding uncharacterized protein LOC125944745: MPDMTESFVANWQHSVRLNKTRELGQLAYAIRRLWFFLWLWGEKDFQMMPYTLSFPFFDPNLPNPINFGGFGSEVVAALGSTFIGSYQAYSSATDYLISCLKRGQSGREEYSETSVNRVLGYRALVDAYRQAPNTTWALRQLEQYSDLQLLFMSSCFVMCSGRYRGQQNECDMLAQYVPEFAEVFKCSQGLNTSEHCQLL; encoded by the coding sequence ATGCCGGACATGACAGAATCTTTTGTGGCGAACTGGCAGCACTCGGTGCGGTTGAATAAGACACGGGAACTGGGGCAACTGGCGTACGCGATCCGGCGCCTGTGGTTCTTCTTATGGCTTTGGGGAGAGAAAGATTTTCAGATGATGCCGTACACTCTGTCCTTCCCGTTTTTCGACCCGAATCTACCCAACCCCATCAACTTCGGAGGCTTCGGAAGCGAAGTGGTCGCCGCCCTGGGATCCACCTTTATCGGATCCTACCAGGCATACAGCAGCGCGACCGATTATCTGATCAGCTGCTTGAAGCGTGGGCAGTCGGGCAGGGAAGAATACTCCGAAACATCCGTGAACCGCGTATTGGGCTACAGGGCCCTCGTGGACGCTTACAGGCAAGCTCCTAACACTACTTGGGCCCTTCGGCAACTCGAGCAGTACAGTGACTTGCAGCTTCTCTTCATGTCGTCGTGTTTCGTTATGTGTTCGGGACGTTATAGAGGACAGCAAAACGAATGCGATATGCTCGCGCAGTATGTTCCCGAGTTTGCAGAGGTTTTTAAGTGCAGCCAGGGATTAAACACATCTGAGCACTGTCAACTGCTATAG